The Onthophagus taurus isolate NC chromosome 6, IU_Otau_3.0, whole genome shotgun sequence region ttacaaaaacacaCCCATTTACAATGATCATTATCCTTGTATTTGATGGTAAAAACATAATTCCCATTAGAAAGAACCAAGGATAAGCCTCAATACTAATACAATAAATTACTATTCGACGTTTACTTGTAGTaatcaagaaaatgtttacaaccatacattaaataacttttatgatacaagaaaaaaaagttactaATTCAACTTACATATCCAATTGCTGTCAtcttaaacaaaaatcttCAGCAAAACCACTTTATTCAAACTTCTCTTTTCGAGATAAACTTGCAAGTGTACCGGTGGCAGGTGTGTAACACAATCTTATATACTCGGATTCATTTCTCCCGCGGTTAAAATACGTCATCTCAAGTTCAATAGACAACAGTTACCACCACTACTGGTATAATAACGATTTACCATAGTAGTGCGGCAATTGATTTATTCGAGATTTAATTGAGTGTATTTGATCTGAAGATTATTTGAGAAATTGTTACGTAATCGCGAAACACGTAAGAAAAGTGAttacattaactttttttattaaagacaaTAACAATATcgtaaataaatgaaaagcgTGGGATTAATGGCGATAATATGACTTGATTTCCTTTGATTTTCTTTGACAATGAAAAATGAAAGGATTCATccagttttgaaattgttattgaAAGGATGATATGTTTCGAATTGGATAAAAGAACCGATTGTTACTCGGCTTTCTAAAAAGTGTAGAAacactttcttttttttttactcttattttggaaaatgttaatgacaaatttattattttacataacgattttatttttaaaagtaatttcttACGACTTAAAGGTCAAAAGATGTTTTCgtacaacatattttttttttagtgcgggtaaattgaaaaataattatggcATTCCTACTAACTATAAATTTATCCTTGAGGaataaatcttaaattaataatcgtTGATTGATTCCTGTTTACATATCTATAAGATTCTGTGCGCGTTTCTTGAATAAACGACGTTGTGATGAGTGGCAAAGCAAATTTGGTAGCCTGAACCTTGAAATTGTCGTTCATTGTTCacttataattaaagttaaaagtttaaatacgCAATTGTATTTTATAAGTGGGATTTTAATCATTACATTCTATATCTAGacataaaaaggaaattatttaaaaataaagagtttttttgttatccaAACGCCAGCAAAATccaagataattttttaatcccTTCACAgctaaatgaaattaaaaaaaattgtaaatatataaattacaaTGAAAGTGACGTCTTTCAATAGAATGAGATAACCTTTTTATGACTTTAAATTCTCTAGATTAGATCTTAATGATAATAttcttatgatttaaaaaaaacttagaatttgggtaattaataaaaataaagtaccacttgaatattaaagaaaaacaaatctttTTGCGTATTATATAAACGTGTTTATGAAATAACTTGTATGGCTTTTCCTTTATAGAATAGAACCTTGTTTGTTGCGCTTATTTTGATCATAACGGGCTGCCGTAGTATTCACAAGAACATGTCAAACGCACCTGTGTAAGTGTGTGGGTTTGATGCAAGGTTATACCAATTTTACAGGTGAAAAGACTTCTTATGCAATCAGCTacataattgtattaattttgctattaaatgaaacaaaaaaataaaatttcctgattttaatttatttataaaaaaaaacgatacaGTAAAACTTCGATATATAGCCAAAACTtcgttatatgaaaaatttgcactttaaagtgtttgaatgaataattagaactaacagtagacctagaaaATATATACAAGGTAGttaatatacaacaatctagcgctgaataacaattaacgctagaagacgcacggctaaacccgaaactttttagttctaggtatagtgttagttctagtattagttctagttctacactagcactgttactagaactagcactatacctagaactagaatcattcgggtttagccgtcttgagagacgttcggctaaacctgaaCGTTTCTAGCTAGGTCTACTGTTTGTTCTAGTGACAATACTAGTGTTAGATCTAGTTGTTGATCTGCGCCAGGTTGTTGCAAATTTGTATTGTacaaaaactagaagtaacactagagctagaactagaaatatttggctcggctaaacccgaaactttctagttctagatctagaagccgtcttgagagacgtgcggctaaacccgaatgtttctagttctaggtatagtgttagttctaattccgcactagcactgttactccTACTAAAACtctatctagaactagaatcattcgggtttagccgtcttgagagacatttggctaaacccgattgtttctagttctatttttagtgttagttttccttttaataacaatatcatgacttaaaaatgttttgttcatTATATCGAGTTTTTACTATAAtaacaaacttttaaatattaaaagttttcgGCCCAATCACCATTTTCATCCGGAGGAACATAACTATCTTTACAAACATCAAAGTTTCTTACATCTAAGCTATGAGTTAATTGCGGTACAAATGGCGCTCTCATCTTCTCACTATGTAAATTAATCCAACTAAATCCGGCGAAAAATCGTtgcgttttaatttcatctgGTGAAGATAATCTTTCGATGGGTTTCTGGGCgcataaatttttgataacatcGACGCTTTCAATGGAAAAGTATTTTGGGAAATCAATCGATTTAATGCCTTTTAAAATCGCCTCGTAAGTTTTTAAATGGGTCGAATCGTTCGTTTCAAACGGAGTTTTTCCGGATAAtaattcgaaaattaaaacTCCGAGTGCCCAGAAATCAATTGATTTGTCGTGGCCtgtgtttaaaatgatttccGGCGCTAAATATTCCGGCGTTCCGGCGAAAGTGAATGTTTTAGACATGGTTAATTTCTTGCTAAAACCAAAGTCGGTTAATTTTACGTAACCTTTTGTATCGATGAGTAAATTTTCAGGTTTTAAATCTCTATAAATGCAATTTCTTTTATGTAAATAATCGAAAGCTTCGATAACGCATGCTGTGTAAAATTTTACTGAACTTTCcggaaattgtttatttttttgtttttgaagtaGCGTATACAAATCACCTCCCATACAAGGTTCCAATAAAAagtaaagatattttttgtctttaaatgtttttaacattcgcacaataaaattatttttaagactaagttgtatgtttttttcgttaaaaacattttcgaatTGTTGAAATTCAACAACATCGgctttattaatatattttaaagcaaaaaattcttttttattgtttttgttaaaaacgaTATCGACTTTTCCAAATCCACCTTTTCCaattgtttcaactttctcgAAATCATTCAGCGTTAAATTTCGAACTTTTTCTTCGATGGGTAAATTTTCTAATGTTAAAGAAGATGAATTTTGATTCCCACCTGAATtatttgcaaaatatttttggaaaattgctTTTGTTAGAGTGTAAAATTCAGCTCCGTTATCTTTAGCTGTTATGGTATtcgaaataatttctttttgtattaaacttttttcGCCGAAAAAATCGCCGCGGTGATAATCACGAATTTTTCcaagtttatttttcgttGAAACTGCCCAACCATGATTTAACatgtaaaacttttttatttcattttcttcgtCTACGATAACCGTATCGGGGAGAATACTTTCTTTCTCAAAAAGtgtcatcaattttattaagttcTCAATTGAAAGGTTGTTAAATTCGGGCACTTTTTGTAAATATGTTAACATCTCGTTTTCTTGGCCGGAAGAATGATGGACTAAAATTGTTTGGAACGTAAATCGATCGATAACCCAAACGGAAGATTTCCCAACGCTTCTTATAGTAAATGGTcgctttgatttataaaacatTGCTAATTCTCCGATTACTCTCTGATCGCTAAATATGCCGATCTTTTTTCCATTTTGAATCACGTTGTAGATTCcttttgaagaaataaacaTTTCGTTGCCTTCGGCGcgctcaaaaaataaattttcttggtCGTTTAATTCTTTTGAATGCATTGAATCGATTATTGTGTCTAAAACTTGCGGGTGGTGAGCAAATAAAACCGTTTTTAGGAggttattattagaaaaagcactttttatgtttttgatttccctaaaaaaatttattaaattattaactaaaattagTTATGGCAAAAAGACTTACTCTTCAgttttttcatgtttttgaatattatcaaaatcacttaaattaaccatttttgttcCAGTATAAATCCCTTCACGTCTCCCATTTGTttctataatttaaatttatacaatATAAGCCTCgatataattacaaaattaaattaaaattttttaccatcatttcgattattttccccggtttcatttaaattataacttgGACTTTTAAAGCACGGCATTTTATCTGAGCAAATTGCACAATGAAACTATGTTTAATTTGCACTTTGCAAAACAGAAAAAggttaagaaaatatttgttatcaggTATCTGATAATAGTAATCTTCACGATATTCCTCTTCGAATCTAAATAATACTACCGTAATCTCAAAAAAAGTCagatacattttaaatttaacgtaGGTTTTATGATAGTTTAAATTAGCCTGATATATAGGGGGtctcaaaaaaatgttgtttaaacattaacattttaaataaatttcaaaagtaAATCGGAAAGACAAAAAGGGGTTTGGACAGAGAGCAAGGAGGTTGGAAAAAGACCAAAAAAGGAGAAAGAGACTGGATAGAAATtggaaaaagaagaataagaCTGTGCAGAAAGACTGGGAGAAAGAACTAGAAGAAATTGGAAGAAGTAAACTGAACAAAGTCTGgaaagagaaaataaaatagacaTTGGAAATATAGAAAGGAGATTTGGCAGATAAGATGGACACTGAAAGGAGACCAGAAATGGAAGAAACAGACTGGAAGAATTAGAAATGAAGCAAACTAGAAGAAATTACTAGTCATTTTTCTAGACATTGAAAAAATAGGAAGAAAACTGGACAGAAAGGATGGAGACTGGAACATTTTCGTTAAAGTACGCCTGACACCTAGTGTCATTCTAGACTTTTTCATCAAATCTAGAGTTGGGGCAGTGTAATTCCAGACTTGTTCTTCTTATTGAGACTTTTCTAACTGTGATGCCAGGCAGGTTTTtgaactttaaattttttgtagtatAATTCCAGAAAGTTTCTTGCAATTTAGAGTTAGGCCAGTGTATCTTCAGACATTTTCCTGCAGTTTAAACCTTTACCAGTGTAATTCCAgactttttcttcaaatctagAGTTTGGCCACTGTAATTCCGTACTAATTCTTGAAGTTTAGAGTTTTGCCAGTATGTTTCCAGATATTTTCTTGCAATTTAGAACTTGATCAGTATCATACCACGCTTATTCTTGTAATTTAGACTTTTATCAGTGTGATGCCAGACAGGTTCCTGAGCTTTAGCAGTATAATTCCAGCTAGTTTCTTGCAATTCAgacatttttttgtactttaaaGCTTTGCCAATGTAATTCGAAacgttttctttaaatctAGAGTTTGGCCAGTGTAATTCCATACTAATTCTTGCCGTTTAGAGTTGTTCCTTTCAAATCATGTAAATGAATCTGTACAAATGTGATGATCTAAGACTAATACTAAAATTGctaaaatattagttaaaaatataatatataacataacagaaaaaaaatgtctCTAAAATAATACAACTAAATAAGCGACATAATTCTGAACACctgtattttaaaatttttattagatatAAAAAACGATTGACCTTCAATTCAAAACATTagcttttaatctttttattgtattattaaatgtaaaatttttattaatctgttttaaaaaaaacattcaacTTTCCAAACGAAAttagttttaggttatttaaacaggaaaattacaaatttaaatcaaacaaaccatacaaatttattctttataattaaattaaatcaaatataatttccatataattttatttttacaaaaaaattacataatttcCGTCATTTCAACGTTATTTTCATCCTTTTCTTTCATCCAACGTTGACTACAATCCTGATATTTCCATTTTGGAAAAACTCTCTTATACAACGTCATCAAAACGGTATCTTGAGATTTCAATTGGTGTTTAAAAACGCATTTCATATGTCCGTGCGTTCCCAAAGGTTCCTTAATATGCCCTTCCCGTCCGTATTTCGTATGCAATTTGCAAGgtttaaaataagttatatcttcccgattaaaaaacataaatctaACAACAGCGGAGCgtttatgaattttaaatgGGTAACCAGATAAAAcaattcgttttaaaataattcgatCCGGATTGCAAGATAAAACACTTCCGGTGGCTATTAACGTTAAATTTCCATCGGTTTCTTTGTAACAAAGAACTGGTGATGGTGGAAATTGGATAGGGGCAAAAAATGTTGCAACCGCTGTTGAGTTAGGatgaaaaaatctttcaaactgcaaaaaaatgttttaatattaataaaataaaataaataaataattactttgtGTTTATTTCCATTTGTGTGTTGACTAAAAATGGGTTGCACCATAAACCTTCTATAACCACATTGAAAAATGAATCGTTCCTTTGATTTTATCGGTTCATCATATAATCCggttctttttaaaacaacgtttacAACGGACATATTTGTTTCATGGGGGAGTAAGCCAAAAAGAATTATGGGGGATTCAAGATCTTCTAAGGATTGCCATAAATCCCATGGGACATTTTTTACGTgaattgttacaaatttttgaatctaaaagattacaaattgttaacaacatatttttttggagttatagtaaaacctcgatatcaCGGACCTCGTTCCTAGATAAACTTGGGGTATTCCACGAGTTATCTATACCAGTGTTCCGTAAACTTTTTATGTTCAAGGTACATCTTTGAGTATACTTATATTGGCTGCTCTCATGTCGTCGATCGTCCTCAAGCGttctctttttttatttaatcgtaGTGAGAGCATAAGTACATAGTTCGTATCcgacgataattaattaacacacattGTCATCATTGCGAATATGCAActaatatcacagtattggtattgcaatacgcaaatcacaagtatggttgcatacttgcaaagATGACGtcaggtacgataattaattaacacactgtaggTCGTGGCGAACGGTAAGAGAATTGCAATAGCACGCTTTGAAAGCAGTGGATactaatattttatatgtagcCAAAAATATGCTAGTTCCATTTCggaaaattttagttttaatgtttGATTTGTCTTTAGCTCCATGAGTTTTTCCTGGGTAATGCTATCTGTGAATCGATTTCGTACCCACTGCATAGGTTGCAGGTCATACTTAAGAAAATAACAGTTCATGTTTTTCTGCTAACTTCAAGTGTTTCACTATCAAAGTGTGTCACTTTTCCGCGACATAGCCATCGTACTTCTGTATGAAACAGAAGTGACTGATAATCTGCTCCCATTTCCTGACACATTGCTTTCAACAGACGAGAGTTCAGAGGTGGCGACTTTATCTAATTGACAATTTTGACAACTTCTTGTAAGACAGATAACAATTCATTAGGCAGAGATTTCATGAGTGCTTCCCTGTGTAAAAagcaatgtaaatttttaatattaggaTTTTTTCAGAAGCCCTGTTTACAAATCCCTTAATTTTTCCTGTCATAGCTGCTGCCCCGTCTATGCAAATGCTTATACAATTGTGGGATTCCAAATTATGCTCACTGAACTACTGGTCTGTTACCTCTTCCTACCAGAACCGGGTAGTGGCAGACAAAAAGTGTACCACACATTTGAGATGAGATGCGCGTGACCACTAATATCAGTAGATTCGCGACTTGTAGCGCAAAAACTCCACTAagtcttaatttttcaattaaggTTGATTCAATGTCGCAAGAAATATCATTAATGCGACGTGAGATCGTATCTGCTGATGCAGGTATCATTTTCGATTGCCTTAGCGGCAGTAAGGCAGTCCCACTCCTATCGCAACGAAGCTTCTTGCTCGTATAACTCTCAGTTATGTATAGGTGTATTAATATCATAACTTTCTAACAAAACTTGACATTTTTCCGCGGCACACACTTTGCAGAACACTGGTCTATACAATATGCATAGTTTTAGTTATGATTCAGTGCTAAATTAttgtatacttttattgaattaaaagtggaactaacactagatctaggaacattcgggtttagcagtcttaagAGACCCAAAGCTAATCTGGAATGTTTCTAACTAGTGTTTATAGTTAACACTAagacgcacagctaaacccgactatttctagttctagtattagttatagttttacaCTGGCACAGttactggaactaacactatacctagaatcattcaggtttagcagtcttgagagacatacagccgaatgtttctagttctagctttagTGCTTGTTCTTAAATTTGTgtggattaaaattattcattcaaacagtttaaaatgcaaattaaaattttttcatataacagTCTTTTAGTTATAACAAACACTCCCTTCCCCATATTAATCTGTCATATCAAGGTTTTACTATAtaacaaaattcttttaaattgtaACTTACATCTTTAATTTCCCTATCTTTAACATTACTTAAAATCGTTTTCTTCGCttgatcaaaatttttaaatttaaaaattttgctatAATCCTCAGGAAGATTTTCATGTGGATCCCAAGGTGAGGTTCTAAAACTTTCTAAACCTCTATATCGTTCGAAACGTTTTCTTGCTGCAATATCCATTGGGGTATCAACTTCATCAGGAAACATTAAATCGGATTTGgcagcttttaatttttcataatcagCCTTTTCAGCTTTTAGATCAAACTGTTCGTCGTATTCTTTATCGTTTAGAGGTATCTCAGAAACAGTCATGGTATCAAAATTATCTTCTTCAGCGTCGGAATATTCAGAAATTTCTTCGGACATTGCATCCATGTAGTTAGAATCGTTTTGATCATCTTCACTTAAATCATCATCATCTGATTTTAATTCGGCTTCTTCATCTGGAATCCAAGCGGCTTGATAATTTGACCAACCTTTTGGGACTTTTTTAATCATTCTTTTCTGATTAAGTTCTTTTTCTTCATGTAATATCTCATCAATTTCATGGATTGTTTCCATCATTTGTTCTGATTCAGTTTCTGGTCGGTCTTGGTTAATTTCTTGGATTTGTAATTGTTGTGAATCCGCTTTTTGTAAGATCAATGTGTTTGTTGATGATGATTTAGTATCAAAAGGATTTGGAGGGGCATCAATTTGCGTTATTTGATAATGACCTAATCCTGGAATGTAAACTAGATCATTCGCAGAAAGAGGAGTCCCTCGCAAAAACCCAGATACTTTTAAAGTCCCTTTGCCATCTTGttcatcaataaaattataattttcaacTAATAAGTGAGGTCTTCTATCTCGATAAGTAACACCTTTTTGCTTTTGACTcccaatttttcttaaaacattCAAGGCATCACTATTTTTATCTAATGTTACAACTTTT contains the following coding sequences:
- the LOC111427906 gene encoding cGMP-dependent protein kinase, isozyme 1-like → MPCFKSPSYNLNETGENNRNDETNGRREGIYTGTKMVNLSDFDNIQKHEKTEEEIKNIKSAFSNNNLLKTVLFAHHPQVLDTIIDSMHSKELNDQENLFFERAEGNEMFISSKGIYNVIQNGKKIGIFSDQRVIGELAMFYKSKRPFTIRSVGKSSVWVIDRFTFQTILVHHSSGQENEMLTYLQKVPEFNNLSIENLIKLMTLFEKESILPDTVIVDEENEIKKFYMLNHGWAVSTKNKLGKIRDYHRGDFFGEKSLIQKEIISNTITAKDNGAEFYTLTKAIFQKYFANNSGGNQNSSSLTLENLPIEEKVRNLTLNDFEKVETIGKGGFGKVDIVFNKNNKKEFFALKYINKADVVEFQQFENVFNEKNIQLSLKNNFIVRMLKTFKDKKYLYFLLEPCMGGDLYTLLQKQKNKQFPESSVKFYTACVIEAFDYLHKRNCIYRDLKPENLLIDTKGYVKLTDFGFSKKLTMSKTFTFAGTPEYLAPEIILNTGHDKSIDFWALGVLIFELLSGKTPFETNDSTHLKTYEAILKGIKSIDFPKYFSIESVDVIKNLCAQKPIERLSSPDEIKTQRFFAGFSWINLHSEKMRAPFVPQLTHSLDVRNFDVCKDSYVPPDENGDWAENF
- the LOC111427905 gene encoding pre-rRNA-processing protein TSR1 homolog — encoded protein: MSNEKVQVHRPGAFKQINKPHKHGAHRSKGAIDLANKGRTSVKNLTKKKKNELNREQRRLQATQIRKNKREEVLINKRLGNLDGNSCPHLVCILSLNRDYDPIPVLSKLKESDPENIILETKLKTTHLTIPRFKQKFTFILPNPDNEFGVLDALKVSNTVVFVVSAAAGIEFSSEVIDKYGSRLLLSSFGQGLPTPVIIVTDLETIPQKKRNDRKITIQNEINKWFPNEKVVTLDKNSDALNVLRKIGSQKQKGVTYRDRRPHLLVENYNFIDEQDGKGTLKVSGFLRGTPLSANDLVYIPGLGHYQITQIDAPPNPFDTKSSSTNTLILQKADSQQLQIQEINQDRPETESEQMMETIHEIDEILHEEKELNQKRMIKKVPKGWSNYQAAWIPDEEAELKSDDDDLSEDDQNDSNYMDAMSEEISEYSDAEEDNFDTMTVSEIPLNDKEYDEQFDLKAEKADYEKLKAAKSDLMFPDEVDTPMDIAARKRFERYRGLESFRTSPWDPHENLPEDYSKIFKFKNFDQAKKTILSNVKDREIKDIQKFVTIHVKNVPWDLWQSLEDLESPIILFGLLPHETNMSVVNVVLKRTGLYDEPIKSKERFIFQCGYRRFMVQPIFSQHTNGNKHKFERFFHPNSTAVATFFAPIQFPPSPVLCYKETDGNLTLIATGSVLSCNPDRIILKRIVLSGYPFKIHKRSAVVRFMFFNREDITYFKPCKLHTKYGREGHIKEPLGTHGHMKCVFKHQLKSQDTVLMTLYKRVFPKWKYQDCSQRWMKEKDENNVEMTEIM